Genomic DNA from Coffea arabica cultivar ET-39 chromosome 7e, Coffea Arabica ET-39 HiFi, whole genome shotgun sequence:
TCATTAATATGCTGCCTATTCATGCTTTTGTATATGGTGTTGTGTGAAACTATGACTAAACAATGGTTTTGCAATCCTCACCCTCTGCCTGAATTGCTTTAAGGCAGATGGTGTTTTGGATAGTCTtggattgcatttctatttattTAACTTAGTTTCTGCACTGCTCATGAACCTGTTCAATTCACTCTCTTCCACCTTAGTTTCTGCAACAAATCACTCTTTTCCACCTTAAATATTGATGCTTAAAGTGAAAGTGGCTTCCTTCTTAATGCTGGTTCATAATatgttgaaaataaaaaataaatcctATCCAAAGTCAAGGTACTGCCGTAGTGTTCTAGATCCAAAGATCAAGATCTATGATGTTGGCATGAAAAAGAAGGGAGCTGATGAGTTCCCATTCTTGGAAAGTGAGAATGTCTCTAGTGAAGCACTTGAGGCTGTTTGTACTGCTTGCAACAAGTACATGACTAAGTATGCTGGGAAGGACGCATTCTATTTGAGGGTTAGAGTTAACCCTTTCCATGTCCTGCATATTAACAAGATGTTTTCAATTTGCTGGAGTTGATAGGCTTCAATATGGTATGAGGGGTGCTTTTGGGAAGCCATAAGGAACATGTGCTCGTGTTGCTATTGGTCAGGTACTTCTCTTTGCATGCTGCAAGGATGCTAACAGCCACCATGCTCATCTCAGCTTTGAGTCATGCTAGGTTCAAGTTTCCTCGTCGCCAAAAAATCATAATTAGCACGAAATGAGAATTCACCAAACTGTGTCAAATGGAAACAAGAGCATCGTATTGTTCCAGATGGTGCTAATGCCAAGCTtcttctagtttatttatggTTTTTATTTCTGATGCTAATGCCACTCTTTTTCCTTATTTCACTTACATCCCcttactttttctaatttatttcTGGTTTTTGTTAGTTTTCATTAATTCACTAATATAACTTGTATACCTACCTCAGGGGCATTTATGGGAATAAATTTTCCTCTCTTTCCTGaaaacacttttttatgttcaCTTTTGATATCATGGGCTGATTTTGTTATAAAAATcttaaacctcaagggaggtcagtgtaattgtggaaacctcaggggaggtcaatgaaattgttagaaaccttaggggaggtttttgaaattatcccttaaaaaaaattggaacTTATATTGAAAAATGTATCTGCCAAATTTCTCTTTGTaagctttttttttgttttttttttttatgaagagCTGTACTTTTTGTAGTTTTTAATTAATAGGCATCCTGTATATTGGCAAGTATAGAAAACTAATTACTTATTGCAATACATTTCGTTTTTACCCCTCTCTCAAGCAGAATTCTAGTTCGGTTAGTGTCCAAGAGTATTGgatcctaattgattttggaggATGATATTGGTGTTGAAAGTTAGAAtattttttgagtaaattttatataaactgatggtgtatacactatcaccgttggATTAATGATATATgcgcaaaagttgaattttaaatttaaattttgtatatttatcaTTCATCTAACACTGACATCGTATACACGgttagtgtaggaaagattaattcttaTTCTTTATATACCACAGTTATCTACAAATCTACACCCATATATGTAcatttatatctatatgtaacTATGAATTTGGAGTACCACTTTGTGGTGTTAAGACACCATAGTCACCCCTTGAACTTTCCCCTGTACCAATAATTTTTAAGGGTGAAGAGGTTCTAACCTCTTTGAttcagacaaaaaaaaaagttaaaaacatgctaaatttgaatttgaatactATTATTTTCACAATTGCACATTAACCCTACTACTAATTAATTGACAACTGTATGTTATCTAAACTTCTCCAATCATTCATTCTTGATCCTCTACCATTTTTAGACATTTCATTATGCATTAAATGTATAATTTTCCACTAAAAAAAGtactttattcattttctatatatttattttgaaaatattaaattaaattttacaaaaatgattttgaaaaatgtagtATTTTAAACATTTGGTGCAGACGCATCGGATTTGCTAAGTACTAGTCTATACAATATATAgcaaagtattaatttttaatattaacATACCGTCGACACTTTTTAAACTTCCAATTGCACCCTTTAAATATATAGGTAAGTAGTCCTAATCTCTTTGAttagccccaaaaaaaaaaccgtaCCAATTGTGAATATGAATGCCTCTACAAGTAAACATTAACTCCATTGGTACTCAATTCACAACTGTGAATTAGCTGAACTTTTCCACTCATTCAATTCATTCATGATCttctatcatttttttttttttggttttgcatAATCTCCTTTTTCCTTAAACGACTAATAGCATGTTATAAGTTACCATCCACTTACAAAATTCTATTATATTCAATTtcctatatatatttttttgcaaaatatgaaattcataaatgtgATTTTtacaaatgtttttttttttgggtgcacACAGACCAAGTGTGCATCGATTACTAGGATACATATAAAGAGATTGGacaaagtgctacaatcttaAGCATGTACATCCACGTTCATATCTACTTTGCAAATATTTAAAGAGTAGGCTAGAAATCTTTacaaatttttgtaattttcttataattgctccaaaatttagaaaatatattTTCCTTTAATAGAGCATAATCTTAAATCAGATTTTTTCCCCTTTGCATAGTAGCATCATATCAGATTTACAATATTGCCCCAATTGATGATACATCCTAACTCCATCACTGCTTACATATAGGGATATGATCAAGAATTAATGTCCAATGTCTTTCCACATAGCCAATTGATAGTTTGATGTAATGCATTTTCTCAGTAACTGTTTGCACACTTTGCATTTATATTGCATGCATATATGAGTGACAATTCGACACTTCAAAAAATCACACTCATAATTCTCATTCATTTCGATGAACCAAATTCATTTCTATTGGCATAACTAAATCAAAAGTTTCGAATTATTGAGTATTGTATTCAAAAGTTAGATATAAGGTGTTTGAGTATTGTATTCAACTGAGAGGAGTGAAAGAGAAATTACGAAAAACTAGTGAGCGTCTTGATTGTTTATAAAGGCAATTTTGCCTAAAATTTTATTCTGATTTGGATGCGAGAATAAGATGTGCTTTACGTGTTTGTAATTATTATATTTCTCTTCTCACACTTTTTACACATGTCAACTATCCTCCGCTGCTTCTTTATATGCTAACAATTCCTCCATAAATTTAGTATAAGCGGGTTACCGACATATGCCAAGGAATAGATTCCATGCTTCAACTTTGCGAGTCACCAATAAAgctcaaaagaaaaatatccCATACCTCAACTGTTAATGTTAGAATATATTATTAGACTCGACAAATCGagcttctcccttttttttttaccctatcAATAGAGAAACGGTGAGATTTAAGAATTGAAAAAGGCAAATGAAAGATTTGAACCCAAAATATCTAAATTCTGAGATTTCACCCTTAATCACTTTATTAAGGGGGACCAAGCTTATGCCCTTTGTTAGAGTCAATCTCCACCAATATGAGTTTGCAGCAACCTCTTAGAAGAGATGCATAATAAGGTGGATTGTTCTTGCAACTTGGTCCgacattttctttttccccttctctTCTTCCATTGCCAGAGACCAAATTGAGAGAGGGAAGGGGGAGGGCAGGAGGAGAAGGAATATATCTCGTAAAACTTGAATATTGGTCCCACGATTACTGGAAACTGTGGACGCCATGATTTTTGTTCGCTAACTCAAGCACACTCTATCTTGATTTGCTTGGAATCTGGAGATATTCTAGAATACAAATTACAATCAGAAATTGACCTATCTAAAAAGAATAAGAATCTACCCTCTTGGCCATAACTTAATTCACTAGATTATGAagaataactttggaaattgaCCAGCACTAACATTTTCCCTCTACAAAATGTGGCAATGAACTTATAAATCAAGCTGTGCATACTTTTTTCATCGAGACcatcttatttcttttttcttgtctcTATTTGTATACAAAAATCTGAAGCAATACATAGATAGattcaaaaaaattcaccaatggcTCAAGAGGGGCCTCTATCTGCTGAACTTGATATGCTTAGTCATGTTCTGAGGCTGGTGGAGGCTTTTCGGGCTTTCGACGCTGACAGTGATGGCCAAATTTCTGCAGCAGAGCTTGGTGGGATCATGGGATCACTAGGATACAATCCAGCTGAGGCAGATATTCAGGCTATGATGCAAAAAGGTGACACTAACAAAGATGGACTGCTAAGCATTACAGAGTTTCTTGATTTGAACACCAAGGACCTTGGACTTGGTGGCCTCTCAACTATTCTCAGGAGGGTTTTTGCAGCCTTGGATTTTCAGGGGGAAGAGTTTGTGACCGGTGAAGAACTGTTTGAAGTTGTGGAAAATATGGGACAAGATTTGTCTCTTCAAGATTGCCAGAGTATTATTGCTTCTGTTGATGGGGATGGAGATGGAGCTATAAGTTATGAGGACTTCAAGCTTATTGTCAATGCCCTCCTCTAGAATTCTGTTCTGGTTTTCCATATCTAATGGACAAATACAACAGGCATAAAGCAGTAGTACTAGTTTGTAACCCATGCATAAGCATGGATATGTATTTGTTTCAAAAATAAGGAATAAGAACATAAAATAATGTTACTtcagttattttattttttgaaatatgtttTTTACTTTAGGTTAACATTTGTAAGTACTAGAAAATGAAAACTTAGATCTAATATACATGACCATTTTCCCGATATCAATCGACCTAACTTCGAATCCTCTAGTACATCTTTATTCTTGTAAATATGCTTACAAACTTCTATTTGTTTTGCCTTCACTTTAGAATGTGTGGACAAATTTATGCTATCACTATCAAATTCCAAAGCATATCTATAGTCCTTCAATCATTTCCAAACAAGAGGAATATTATACAATTTCGTACAGATTTGCTGTTCTCGTATGAATTAATTTGCCGTTTCGATACAAATTACTGATCAACAGTTCGAGATCAAAGGTATTGCTTAGCCAAATTGGCCATATAACATGAAGTTCAGGAAGTAACAATCGAAGCCTGGAAATTCGTTTCCTAATGAAGACATCTAAAACTTGGCAAGCAAAATTCCTCAAGAGAAGCATATCAATGTCAATGAAATGGTTGATtccttttatcccttttatctTTGAAACCTTATACTCAACTAACGTACAAGCATTTAAATGACAGTTAATAAGGGGATCAGAGCCAAAAAAGTGGAATACCGTATAATGCTAACTTTGACATACCGTGGAACCTTATCCTGACTCCAGGGACTGTAACTCAATGTGAATAGCCATCAGGATCACCATCCTCCCCGAGAAATATCATGTCCTTGTCTTCAGAAGATAGTTTGTATCATAGTGCATAAGACAATTGCATCCCCTGCTCCACAACAGATGAGACCTGCCTTTCAGTTGCATTATAAAAATTCTGAAATCTGCATCTCATATACCAGAAAACAGATGATAAAACAGAGCATCCATATTCCACAGACAGTAAAATTAACATATCAAGCactaacaaaagaaaaaagcgaCTGAATCTCTCAATTCATAAGATTAGAAAAGCATTTTCATGCAGGTTAATATGAATAGCATGCAAAAATTATCCAGCTTAGTAGCAGCCAAAGCAACTTATAAGCCATATCTTTAGTTCCTGCACATACTTTGCTCATAAGCCCATTTCATAGAGATACCTTCCTCGCAAATATGGTCTAATCACCCAACTTATGTTTGAGGACAAGTGACAAAAAAATGCAACATAAATTACATTGACAGAAAAGAACAGGTCTTGAAACTGGTACATGCGAAAAGAAGGGGGCTTCTTCTACATTTTAATCaggaaaatgcagcaaagtgagaaaataaataacttcaaaaacagctttggaaaattaaaaaaaaaaaaaaccccaaagAAAGTAAGAACTAGATATAAAAGATCAGCAACAAGGTTTGGCCATTGCAGGAAAATTGTTAGCAGCTGAAACACAATGTAGCAACCCACGCCTTTTAGTACAGCCCATTACACCAATATTATTTCAAGTAATCGATTAATATTACTGTCAAAGAAGTTGCGAATGTCAGCTTCAGTAAAACAACACTTGACAGGCTTTGTTCTATGTTCTCTGTAGTTGGACAACTCCAGCAGGGTTGGTTCTAGTGTTCAGAATTTACTAACAATGAAAAGCTAAGGGAAAAAATGCAGATATGATATGGTACATACAGCAGAATAATAACCTTAAGTATATTCGTCACCCTTTTCTAACTCCCTCCAAGCTAAAGATTGACTGAACAACTGATTGCACATATATAAACAATTATAACATGTATTCATATATAACCATGACTATCCATGGGACCTCAAAATTTAAATCCAAAGCAGGACAATGGTCTAAAACGTTTTTACACTTCTAAATTGGCTGCTAGGCTCCATCTAGGATTTGAAATGAAAGTAACAATTTTATCCTACTTACAAGAAAATTCTCCAATTTATACAAATGCTGAAACTTTTCAAtaaattcaaaatcacaaactatATTTCCGGATCTAGTTTCATTTCCTAATTCCAATAAACAAACATTACATGCAAGCTAAAGTACTAAAAccatgaaaaataaagaaaaagagccTTCACAATTTACTTCTTAAGTGATATGCCATATTGAGGTTCTCCACAAAAGGATAAACAACAAGTCTTTCAGAAGAAGTGATAGAAATCCAATTAACAGCAGAGAATTTCTATGAACTGCTACAATTATCAATCAAACTTCCATATGGACCGTGGCTTCCTCCGCCAGGACCAAAGATCTTTGAGGGATTCGCAAAAATATGACCAACGGAGTTCCCCCAATACCCAGTTCAAAAGTGAACTCAAATAGTTTTAGTTCCAGCAGACAAAAGTTTAGGTGCCAAAAACTGCAGCGCCAAAAGTTGCAAATAATGTGAAGGTCCTCTTTATCTCCCATCCATAAACTTCTTGCTATCAGGATCAATCTTCAGCATCAACATAAGTAGAGAAGGATTCTTCTGTTTTTCAGTAGCTAAACCAAGCAAAATGGAAAAAGTAGCTGAATCCAATGATAATCTTCTGCGAACCATTTCTTCATGATACACCAATGCGTCCTCATAATGACCTCCCTTAAGGAGTCCTTGCAGAATGACATTGTATGTAACACTATTTGCCAAGCAACCCTTCTCTTCCATTCTTCCAACGAGCTCTTTGCCTTCGATGAGCAGACCTTCTGAA
This window encodes:
- the LOC113700345 gene encoding probable calcium-binding protein CML29 — translated: MAQEGPLSAELDMLSHVLRLVEAFRAFDADSDGQISAAELGGIMGSLGYNPAEADIQAMMQKGDTNKDGLLSITEFLDLNTKDLGLGGLSTILRRVFAALDFQGEEFVTGEELFEVVENMGQDLSLQDCQSIIASVDGDGDGAISYEDFKLIVNALL